From Denitrovibrio acetiphilus DSM 12809, the proteins below share one genomic window:
- the cobT gene encoding nicotinate-nucleotide--dimethylbenzimidazole phosphoribosyltransferase encodes MKLNDVVASIKPVDKEMYKKAVERTGNLIMPPRAMGRLNDLSEQLAAISGTLSPEYTKKAVFVMAGDHGVTEEGVSAFPQEVTIQMMGAFTAGMATISVLSRVNDVRVVVTDVGSLGDIPEGKISDKADFLVRKVANGTKNLAKEPAMTRAQAEQSVMTGYEVAVEYIEKEGLDLITTGDMGIANTTPSAAIGAVYTGASVDIMTGRGSGIDDQALKHKTNVIKQALDMHKPDKNDAIDVLSKVGGFEIGAIAGAMLAGAAKGLPVLVDGVISTAGALIAAGLCPSAKEYMIAGHRSVEPGQIKMLEYLGLDPLLSLGMRLGEGTGAVVAMSIVDSAAAIMREVKTFAEAGVSVKE; translated from the coding sequence ATGAAACTTAACGATGTTGTTGCATCTATCAAGCCTGTTGATAAAGAAATGTATAAAAAAGCTGTTGAGCGTACAGGAAACCTGATCATGCCCCCGAGAGCAATGGGGAGGCTTAACGACCTATCAGAACAACTGGCAGCAATCAGCGGAACTCTATCACCGGAATATACAAAAAAAGCAGTTTTTGTTATGGCAGGCGACCACGGGGTGACAGAAGAGGGGGTCAGTGCATTCCCACAGGAAGTTACAATACAGATGATGGGCGCTTTTACAGCGGGGATGGCGACAATAAGCGTTCTCAGCCGTGTGAATGATGTTCGTGTGGTTGTCACTGACGTGGGTTCTCTTGGCGATATTCCCGAGGGGAAGATATCAGACAAGGCAGATTTTCTGGTGCGAAAAGTTGCAAATGGCACTAAAAACCTCGCAAAAGAACCGGCAATGACCCGTGCACAGGCGGAACAGTCTGTTATGACAGGCTACGAGGTTGCTGTGGAGTATATCGAGAAAGAGGGACTTGACCTCATCACCACAGGCGATATGGGGATCGCCAACACAACTCCGTCTGCGGCTATAGGTGCTGTTTACACAGGTGCTTCTGTTGACATTATGACAGGCAGGGGCTCCGGAATAGATGATCAGGCTCTTAAACATAAGACAAACGTTATCAAACAGGCTCTTGATATGCATAAGCCTGATAAAAATGATGCTATTGATGTTCTTTCCAAAGTGGGCGGTTTCGAGATTGGTGCAATAGCCGGTGCTATGCTTGCCGGTGCTGCGAAGGGGCTTCCTGTTCTGGTGGACGGTGTTATATCAACTGCCGGTGCTCTGATAGCTGCGGGGCTTTGTCCGAGCGCAAAGGAATATATGATAGCGGGACACAGGTCTGTTGAGCCGGGACAGATTAAAATGCTCGAGTATCTCGGTCTTGATCCGCTTCTGAGCCTTGGGATGAGACTCGGTGAGGGGACTGGTGCTGTTGTGGCTATGTCTATAGTGGATAGTGCGGCTGCTATAATGCGTGAAGTAAAAACCTTTGCAGAAGCGGGAGTATCAGTAAAAGAATGA
- the cobS gene encoding adenosylcobinamide-GDP ribazoletransferase: protein MKALRDALSFLTIIKFQSDDFDAVRAMNAFVYVGFLLGGVFVTVALLLGDSFLTPLLILTLWVSLTGALHLDGLMDTADALFSHRDRERKLEIMKDSRSGAMAVVAAILLLLIKFESISQLTSLYIFFIIPALARIGMVWSMKTMPYVRSEGTGKMFFEGSSAGVLFQLVPLVVVLMLLGIKPVLALTAVFVVSVLVLQWWYKRQIGGVTGDLLGAQCEVTEAVMLAFYAGFLQ from the coding sequence ATGAAAGCATTAAGGGACGCTTTGTCCTTTCTCACCATAATTAAATTCCAGAGTGACGATTTTGATGCTGTGCGTGCAATGAACGCATTTGTCTATGTCGGCTTTCTGCTTGGCGGTGTGTTCGTCACTGTTGCTCTTCTTCTGGGTGACAGCTTTCTTACTCCGCTTTTGATACTGACGTTATGGGTGTCGCTGACAGGTGCGCTGCATCTGGATGGTCTGATGGATACAGCGGATGCGCTCTTCTCACATCGTGACAGAGAGCGAAAGCTTGAAATAATGAAAGACAGCAGGTCGGGTGCCATGGCGGTTGTTGCCGCTATACTCCTTTTGCTGATTAAATTTGAGTCGATAAGCCAGCTAACCAGTCTGTACATTTTTTTCATAATACCTGCTCTGGCAAGGATAGGTATGGTGTGGTCGATGAAGACTATGCCTTATGTCCGCAGTGAGGGGACTGGGAAGATGTTTTTCGAAGGGAGTTCCGCCGGTGTACTTTTTCAGCTTGTACCGCTGGTTGTTGTTCTGATGCTGCTTGGAATCAAACCTGTCCTCGCACTGACTGCTGTTTTTGTCGTTTCCGTGCTTGTTCTCCAGTGGTGGTACAAAAGACAGATAGGCGGGGTCACAGGTGATCTTCTGGGTGCGCAGTGCGAAGTTACAGAGGCTGTTATGCTTGCGTTCTATGCGGGGTTTCTCCAATGA